The following proteins are co-located in the Pseudomonas sp. ATCC 13867 genome:
- a CDS encoding DUF4123 domain-containing protein, producing MQPRNSAWLDHLIEEAQVNRLSHIDLLLDATGLASPLPVTPAHQLNARLFDNTPEHALSQQGAHLRRISLDDPVQRTAAHALSDALGAGRVLALFSKWPFEPLVAHLRHCTQAHWGKEQHSGLLRFYDPRLFRTCCEALLPNQSAWFHSPAIAWYWRDSAGQPQQWAGQPQRPEDTPSPLPALHLSDSQLFELVAWSEAVRFCDTHALTHRDAGLPSQDALHRHVTSGIRAAQREQVLDSDRDDFLLGWIGQQQQRPLT from the coding sequence ATGCAACCCAGAAACTCGGCCTGGCTCGATCATTTGATCGAAGAAGCTCAAGTGAACAGACTCAGTCATATTGACCTGTTGCTCGACGCTACGGGCCTGGCCTCACCGCTTCCGGTGACTCCAGCTCATCAGTTGAACGCACGGCTATTCGATAACACGCCGGAGCACGCCCTATCTCAGCAAGGAGCACATTTGCGGCGGATCAGTCTGGATGACCCCGTGCAGCGAACCGCAGCGCACGCTCTCAGCGACGCCCTGGGTGCAGGTCGAGTACTCGCCCTGTTCAGCAAATGGCCATTTGAACCTCTCGTGGCACATCTGCGGCACTGCACCCAAGCCCATTGGGGCAAGGAGCAGCATAGCGGGCTGTTGCGGTTCTACGATCCGAGGCTGTTCCGCACCTGTTGCGAGGCCCTGCTGCCGAACCAGTCAGCCTGGTTCCACTCCCCTGCAATCGCCTGGTACTGGCGTGATAGCGCCGGACAGCCTCAGCAGTGGGCCGGACAGCCGCAGCGCCCGGAAGATACCCCTTCACCTTTGCCAGCACTTCACCTGAGCGATTCGCAGTTGTTCGAACTGGTGGCCTGGAGCGAAGCCGTCCGCTTTTGCGACACCCACGCACTGACTCACCGGGATGCGGGGTTGCCGAGCCAGGATGCGCTGCATCGTCATGTCACGAGCGGAATCCGGGCCGCCCAACGGGAGCAGGTCTTGGACTCGGACCGGGATGATTTCCTGCTCGGCTGGATTGGACAGCAACAACAAAGGCCCCTGACATGA
- the tssI gene encoding type VI secretion system Vgr family protein → MFAPANQTHFSLSIEGVQHDLQVLSFSGHEALNQPYCFALELVSERSDLDLEALLHKPAYLAFARSGQGIHGQIFRAAQGDSGKRLTRYQVTIVPRLAYLAFNVNQRIFQHLTVPEIIAQVLEGHGILADTYRFQLGPTVYPARDYCTQYDETDLAFVNRLCEEEGIHFHHVFSPDQHLLVFGDDQTSFPKLSRPTAYVQDTGLVADEPVVKRFEVQLNTRTSRVTRRDYDFEKPAVQMEAAYRPSLESPQPDLEDYDYPGRFVDRERGKHLSQRALERHRSDYLQAEGNSDQPMLVTGHFLPLSDHPRQEWNDLWLLTEIHHEGRQPQVLEESVTSDQRAHPGDFQQGYRNHFVAIPWNVHFRPALRHPKPRVLGSQTAVVTGPEGEEIHCDPYGRVKVQFFWDRQGQADDKTSCWLRVASSWASKGYGGIAIPRVGMEVLVSFLEGDPDQPLVSGCLYHAENRVPYTLPENKTRSLFKTNSYPGGGGFNELRIEDKKGQEQIFVHAQRDWDENIEHDQRIRIGHERHDTVEANSYSEFKAEEHRTTHGDRKVELRSDDHLTVGNNQHIRIGTAQFVETGNEIHIKAGDKVVVEAGMELTIKAGGSFIKLDPGGVTISGATARINSGGSPGSGSGIAIKPPILPNAADSDKPGAPALLALVNNCEEKLGQPAVCEECLKQARAKQQALVPR, encoded by the coding sequence ATGTTCGCCCCGGCCAACCAGACTCATTTCAGCCTGAGCATCGAAGGCGTCCAGCATGACCTTCAGGTGCTCAGCTTTTCAGGGCATGAAGCCCTCAATCAGCCGTATTGCTTCGCCCTTGAATTGGTGAGCGAACGATCTGATCTGGACTTGGAAGCGTTGCTGCACAAGCCCGCGTACCTGGCATTCGCTCGGTCAGGCCAGGGCATTCACGGGCAGATTTTCCGTGCGGCCCAAGGCGATTCCGGCAAGCGCCTGACCCGTTATCAGGTGACCATCGTTCCCCGACTGGCGTACCTGGCCTTCAACGTTAATCAACGCATCTTCCAGCATCTTACGGTTCCGGAAATCATTGCTCAGGTACTGGAGGGGCACGGCATCCTGGCCGATACCTATCGCTTCCAGCTTGGCCCTACGGTGTACCCCGCCCGCGACTACTGCACGCAGTACGACGAAACCGATCTGGCGTTCGTCAACAGGCTGTGCGAGGAAGAGGGTATCCATTTTCACCACGTCTTTTCGCCCGATCAGCACCTATTGGTCTTCGGTGACGACCAGACCTCCTTCCCGAAACTGAGCCGCCCGACCGCTTACGTGCAGGACACCGGATTGGTTGCCGACGAGCCGGTCGTCAAGCGCTTCGAGGTGCAGCTCAATACCCGAACCAGCCGTGTCACCCGGCGTGATTACGACTTCGAAAAGCCCGCCGTGCAAATGGAAGCGGCATACCGCCCATCCCTGGAGTCACCGCAGCCTGACCTGGAGGACTACGACTACCCTGGCCGCTTCGTTGACCGCGAGCGAGGCAAGCACCTCAGCCAACGCGCACTGGAACGCCATCGCAGCGATTACCTGCAAGCCGAAGGCAATAGCGACCAACCCATGCTGGTGACAGGCCATTTCCTTCCGCTGTCCGATCATCCCAGGCAGGAATGGAACGACCTCTGGCTGCTCACCGAAATCCACCATGAAGGTCGCCAGCCACAGGTGCTGGAAGAGTCCGTTACCAGCGACCAGCGCGCTCATCCTGGCGATTTCCAGCAAGGCTATCGCAACCACTTTGTCGCGATTCCCTGGAACGTCCACTTCCGCCCTGCATTAAGGCATCCAAAGCCTCGCGTATTGGGCAGCCAGACTGCCGTGGTGACCGGTCCGGAAGGGGAAGAAATCCACTGCGACCCATACGGGCGGGTGAAGGTGCAGTTCTTCTGGGATCGCCAAGGCCAGGCCGATGACAAAACCAGCTGCTGGCTGCGCGTGGCGTCTTCCTGGGCAAGCAAAGGCTACGGTGGTATTGCCATTCCCCGCGTCGGCATGGAAGTGTTGGTGAGCTTCCTGGAAGGCGATCCCGACCAGCCGCTGGTTTCCGGTTGCCTGTACCACGCCGAAAACCGGGTGCCCTATACATTGCCGGAGAACAAGACGCGCAGCCTGTTCAAGACCAACAGCTACCCCGGTGGTGGCGGCTTCAATGAGCTACGTATCGAGGACAAGAAAGGCCAGGAGCAGATATTCGTCCATGCTCAGCGCGACTGGGACGAGAACATCGAGCACGACCAGCGTATCCGTATCGGCCACGAACGCCACGACACTGTGGAAGCCAACAGCTACAGCGAGTTCAAGGCCGAGGAACACCGCACCACCCACGGTGACCGCAAGGTGGAACTGCGCAGCGACGACCACCTCACTGTCGGCAACAACCAGCACATCAGGATCGGCACCGCCCAGTTCGTCGAAACCGGCAACGAAATCCACATCAAGGCCGGTGACAAAGTGGTCGTCGAAGCGGGAATGGAGCTGACTATCAAGGCCGGAGGCAGCTTCATCAAGCTCGATCCTGGCGGCGTTACCATCAGTGGCGCAACGGCCAGGATCAACAGCGGTGGATCGCCTGGTAGCGGGTCTGGCATCGCCATCAAACCACCCATCCTTCCCAACGCCGCGGACAGCGACAAGCCCGGGGCACCAGCGTTGCTGGCCCTGGTGAACAACTGCGAGGAAAAGCTCGGGCAGCCTGCGGTCTGTGAAGAATGCTTGAAGCAGGCACGCGCCAAGCAGCAAGCCTTGGTACCTCGATAA
- a CDS encoding Hcp family type VI secretion system effector → MPTPAYLSLEGTKQGLITAGTFTEDSVGNIFQEGHEDQVLVQAFNHQVIIPRDPQSGQPTGQRVHKPLMITKVFDKSSPLIFNALTSGERLNKCRLEWYRTSSTGTQEHYFTIELEDAVIVDVQSRMPNCQDPNMAHFTHLEDVYFTYRKIVWTHEVSGTSGSDDWRTPISA, encoded by the coding sequence ATGCCAACACCCGCGTATCTGTCCCTCGAAGGCACCAAGCAAGGCCTGATCACCGCCGGCACCTTCACCGAGGACTCGGTCGGCAACATCTTCCAGGAAGGTCACGAAGACCAGGTTCTGGTTCAGGCCTTCAACCACCAGGTCATCATCCCGCGTGACCCGCAGTCCGGCCAGCCGACCGGTCAGCGCGTGCACAAGCCGCTGATGATCACCAAGGTCTTCGACAAGTCCTCGCCGCTGATCTTCAACGCCCTGACCTCCGGCGAGCGTCTGAACAAGTGCCGCCTGGAGTGGTACCGCACCTCCTCCACCGGCACCCAGGAGCACTACTTCACCATCGAGCTGGAAGACGCGGTGATCGTCGACGTGCAGTCGCGCATGCCGAACTGCCAGGACCCGAACATGGCGCACTTCACTCACCTGGAAGACGTCTACTTCACCTACCGCAAGATCGTCTGGACCCACGAAGTCTCCGGCACCTCCGGCTCCGACGACTGGCGCACCCCGATCTCTGCCTGA
- a CDS encoding fimbrial biogenesis chaperone, protein MSSERLRGLLLCLCLCLLAGVDAQAGVTAERTRVIFHEGQREASLLLVNQNAYPVIVQTWIDDGDLESAPETAQAPIMPLPPVFRLNPEQQRSLRLLHTGEALPQDRESLYWLNLYEIPPQSNEPLAEGQSRLTVTLRTQMKVIYRPRALANDAEEAPGQLTFRRLGDAVQVDNPTPYFVTLAGADVRQGNAGTPLPAELLPPFSKRTLTPTQALPAGGGEVRYLWIDDGGNSQQGKSALR, encoded by the coding sequence GTGTCCAGTGAGCGCCTGCGCGGCTTGCTGCTGTGCCTGTGCCTGTGCCTGCTGGCCGGCGTGGATGCCCAGGCCGGCGTGACCGCCGAACGCACCCGGGTGATCTTCCACGAAGGCCAGCGTGAGGCCTCGCTGCTGCTGGTCAACCAGAACGCCTACCCAGTGATCGTGCAGACCTGGATCGACGACGGCGACCTCGAATCGGCACCGGAGACCGCCCAGGCGCCGATCATGCCGTTGCCGCCGGTGTTCCGCCTGAACCCCGAGCAGCAGCGCAGCCTGCGCCTGCTCCATACCGGGGAGGCGCTGCCGCAGGACCGCGAGTCGCTGTACTGGCTGAACCTCTACGAAATCCCGCCGCAGTCCAACGAACCGCTCGCCGAGGGCCAGTCCCGGCTGACCGTGACCCTGCGCACGCAGATGAAGGTCATCTACCGTCCGCGCGCACTGGCCAACGACGCCGAAGAGGCGCCCGGCCAGCTCACCTTCCGCCGCCTGGGCGATGCCGTGCAGGTGGACAACCCGACGCCCTACTTCGTCACCCTGGCCGGCGCCGACGTGCGCCAGGGCAACGCCGGCACGCCCCTGCCAGCCGAGCTGCTGCCGCCGTTCAGCAAGCGCACGCTGACGCCCACCCAGGCATTGCCGGCGGGCGGCGGGGAAGTGCGCTACCTGTGGATCGATGACGGCGGCAACAGCCAGCAGGGCAAGAGCGCGCTACGCTGA
- a CDS encoding fimbrial protein produces the protein MTSALRLLPLVAVLLAPSAWATCYRVTSVGSATTTATYQIRPGEGTADAWTGACDTCNGKLGLPSVVNVSDPSFQPYPTLLAASVVPLTQYGASAGYDPERVFFRCAADDAVYEMFSTNGDDLYSGWYQGGDSVGNSIGLTAAYRTAWPNVLLRLTHVETGQYFTDVWRERQLSGLDIDSRGFQLVKAKNLSAVRAELFSAPLESTQGYSPNTKSQIYGRTQPAGYIAIKGPGLSYPNVGQTHYGNWSGWYTNWPGAISLYNDVTLKRYPTCAVTNVTPHVVFPSISIGEINAGNSREMPFQVDFKCQSGVLSSTTPSTSQTGTSGTALGIKVSAGALAASSGLGLVNANGGLSYLVSDRYGQPGMAQGVGIRLLRNGSVMNLLANDDSANGSNAEARGWYPVIGAASNQTGDNGGITQYSETFRARLEKLGIGSMPTVTPGRVEATAQVVIRVQ, from the coding sequence ATGACTTCCGCACTCCGGCTGCTGCCGCTGGTAGCCGTGCTGCTGGCGCCGAGCGCCTGGGCAACCTGCTACAGGGTTACCTCTGTCGGCTCCGCGACGACCACCGCCACCTACCAGATTCGTCCAGGAGAAGGCACTGCCGACGCTTGGACCGGTGCCTGCGATACCTGCAACGGCAAGCTGGGGCTGCCCAGCGTGGTCAACGTCAGCGACCCCAGTTTCCAGCCCTACCCGACCCTGCTCGCCGCCTCGGTGGTACCGCTTACCCAGTACGGCGCCAGCGCCGGCTACGATCCGGAGCGAGTGTTCTTCCGCTGCGCCGCCGACGACGCGGTGTACGAGATGTTCTCCACCAACGGCGACGACCTCTACAGCGGCTGGTACCAGGGCGGCGACAGCGTCGGCAACAGCATCGGCCTGACCGCCGCCTACCGCACGGCCTGGCCGAACGTGCTGCTGCGCCTGACCCACGTGGAGACCGGCCAGTACTTCACCGACGTCTGGCGCGAACGCCAGCTGAGCGGGCTGGACATCGACTCGCGCGGCTTCCAACTGGTCAAGGCGAAGAACCTCAGCGCGGTCCGCGCCGAACTCTTCAGTGCGCCGCTGGAGTCCACCCAGGGCTATTCACCGAATACGAAATCGCAGATATATGGCCGTACCCAGCCGGCCGGCTACATCGCCATCAAGGGGCCGGGGCTGTCCTATCCCAACGTTGGCCAGACCCACTACGGCAACTGGTCCGGCTGGTACACCAACTGGCCGGGCGCCATCAGCCTGTACAACGACGTCACGCTCAAGCGCTACCCGACCTGCGCCGTCACCAACGTCACCCCGCACGTGGTGTTCCCATCGATCTCCATCGGCGAGATCAATGCCGGCAACTCGCGCGAGATGCCGTTCCAGGTGGACTTCAAGTGCCAGAGCGGCGTGCTCAGCAGCACCACCCCCAGCACCAGCCAAACCGGCACCAGCGGCACCGCGCTGGGCATCAAGGTCTCCGCCGGGGCCTTGGCGGCATCCTCGGGCCTGGGGCTGGTCAACGCCAACGGCGGGTTGTCCTACCTGGTTTCCGACCGCTACGGCCAGCCCGGCATGGCCCAGGGTGTGGGCATCCGCCTGCTGCGCAACGGCAGCGTAATGAACCTGCTGGCCAACGACGATTCGGCCAACGGCAGCAACGCCGAGGCGCGCGGCTGGTACCCGGTGATCGGCGCAGCCTCCAACCAGACCGGCGACAACGGCGGCATCACCCAGTACAGCGAGACCTTCCGCGCCCGCCTGGAAAAGCTCGGCATCGGCAGCATGCCCACCGTCACCCCCGGCCGGGTGGAGGCGACCGCGCAGGTGGTGATCCGTGTCCAGTGA
- a CDS encoding fimbria/pilus outer membrane usher protein, translating to MTCRAELFRGPIVPIALGSLALAVAGVANGDADYRFDDSLLMGSRLAGGSLERFNRANQVDPGNYHVDLYLNGKYASRAEVEFRARGDSVEPCLSERFLRQSLGVRPDPKAGRDDQGGCHSLSERLPGSTFNLDTARLRLDLSVPQALLDIKPRGYVSPNEWDAGSTMAFVNYDANLYRSTFDSAGGGDSDYGYLGLNGGINLGLWRLRHQSNYTYSSYDGQTRSDWNSIRTYAQRAVPGLRSELTLGDSYTEGNLFGSMGYRGARLATDDRMLPDSQRQYAPQVRGTANTNARVVISQNGNKIHETNVAPGPFVIDDLYGTAYDGDLDVQVIEADGSVSSFTVPFSAVPESMRPGQSRYSATVGQARQYGDGNDLFGDVTYQRGLTNALTANLGTRVAEDYLALLGGGVLATPYGAFGLNTTFSSATVENGQRKEGWRVGLNYSRTFQPTDTTLTLAGYRYSTEGYRDLGDALASRDAADHGDNWDSSSYKQRNQFTLLVNQGLGHYGNLYLSGSTSDYYDGKSRDTQLQFGYSNTWRQLSYNLAYSRQQTTWYRNIDTDYDPALPPDYNVQHGNTRSNTLTLSISMPLGSTSNAPNLSAMASRRSGDSRGSSYQTGINGTLGADRTLSYALSAGRDSESQGTDWNGNLQKQTAVATLNAGYAESSSYRQINGGLRGAAVLHSGGLTLGPYVGDTFALVEAKGASGAGVRGGQGARVDGNGYAVVPSLSPYRYNPISLDPQGIGENAELVETERKIAPYAGATVRVEFKTLTGHPLLIQARLPDDSPLPLGADVLDSHGVNIGMVGQGGQVYARAEGEKGQLRVQWGERAEDACLLPYELKGTDPKQVLIRLQGTCTPTKEAS from the coding sequence ATGACCTGCCGCGCTGAACTCTTCCGCGGCCCCATCGTCCCTATCGCCCTCGGCAGCCTGGCCCTGGCGGTGGCGGGGGTGGCCAACGGGGACGCGGATTATCGTTTCGACGACAGCCTGCTGATGGGTTCGAGGCTGGCCGGCGGCAGCCTGGAGCGTTTCAACCGCGCCAACCAGGTCGACCCTGGCAACTACCACGTCGACCTTTACCTCAACGGCAAGTACGCCAGCCGCGCGGAAGTGGAATTCCGCGCACGCGGCGATAGCGTGGAACCCTGCCTCAGCGAGCGCTTCCTGCGCCAGAGCCTGGGAGTACGCCCGGATCCCAAGGCCGGCCGCGACGACCAGGGTGGCTGCCACAGCCTGAGCGAGCGCCTGCCCGGCTCCACTTTCAACCTCGACACCGCCCGCCTGCGCCTGGACCTTTCCGTTCCGCAGGCCCTGCTGGACATCAAGCCGCGCGGCTATGTCAGCCCGAACGAGTGGGACGCCGGCAGCACGATGGCCTTCGTCAACTACGACGCCAACCTGTACCGCTCCACCTTCGACAGCGCCGGCGGCGGCGACTCGGACTATGGCTACCTGGGTCTCAATGGCGGCATCAACCTCGGCCTGTGGCGCCTGCGCCACCAGTCCAACTACACCTATTCCAGCTATGACGGCCAGACCCGCAGCGACTGGAACAGCATCCGCACCTATGCCCAGCGCGCCGTTCCCGGCCTACGCAGCGAACTGACCCTGGGCGACAGCTACACCGAAGGCAACCTGTTCGGCAGCATGGGCTATCGCGGCGCGCGCCTGGCCACCGACGACCGCATGCTGCCCGACTCGCAGCGCCAGTACGCACCGCAGGTACGCGGCACGGCCAATACCAATGCGCGGGTGGTGATCAGCCAGAACGGCAACAAGATCCACGAGACCAACGTCGCTCCCGGCCCCTTCGTGATCGACGATCTCTACGGTACCGCCTACGACGGCGACCTCGACGTACAGGTGATCGAGGCCGACGGCAGCGTCTCGAGCTTCACCGTGCCCTTCTCCGCGGTCCCCGAGTCCATGCGTCCGGGACAATCGCGCTACAGCGCCACCGTGGGCCAGGCGCGCCAGTACGGCGACGGCAACGACCTGTTCGGCGACGTCACCTACCAGCGCGGCCTGACCAACGCCCTCACCGCCAACCTCGGCACGCGCGTGGCGGAAGACTACCTCGCCCTGCTCGGCGGCGGCGTGCTGGCCACGCCCTACGGCGCCTTCGGACTGAATACCACGTTCTCCAGCGCCACCGTGGAGAATGGCCAGCGCAAGGAAGGCTGGCGCGTCGGGCTCAACTACAGCCGTACCTTCCAGCCCACCGACACCACGCTGACCCTGGCCGGCTACCGCTACTCCACCGAAGGCTACCGCGACCTGGGCGATGCGCTCGCCTCGCGCGACGCGGCGGACCACGGCGACAACTGGGATTCGAGCAGCTACAAGCAACGCAACCAGTTCACCCTGCTGGTCAACCAGGGGCTGGGCCACTACGGCAACCTATACCTGTCCGGCTCCACCAGCGACTACTACGACGGCAAGAGCCGCGACACCCAACTGCAGTTCGGCTACTCCAACACCTGGCGCCAGCTCAGCTACAACCTGGCCTACTCGCGCCAGCAGACCACCTGGTACCGCAACATCGATACCGACTACGACCCGGCGCTGCCGCCCGACTACAACGTGCAGCACGGCAACACCCGCAGCAACACCCTGACCCTGAGCATTTCCATGCCGCTGGGCTCCACCAGCAATGCGCCGAACCTCAGCGCGATGGCTTCGCGGCGTTCCGGCGACAGCCGTGGCAGCAGCTACCAGACCGGTATCAATGGCACCCTCGGCGCAGACCGCACACTGAGCTACGCGCTCTCCGCCGGACGCGACAGCGAAAGCCAGGGCACCGACTGGAACGGCAACCTGCAGAAACAGACCGCGGTGGCCACCCTCAACGCCGGCTACGCCGAAAGCTCCAGCTACCGCCAGATCAACGGCGGCCTGCGCGGCGCCGCCGTCCTGCACAGCGGTGGCCTGACCCTGGGCCCCTATGTCGGCGACACCTTCGCCCTGGTCGAGGCCAAGGGCGCCAGCGGTGCCGGCGTACGCGGCGGCCAGGGTGCACGGGTGGACGGCAACGGCTATGCCGTGGTGCCGTCGCTCTCGCCATACCGCTACAACCCCATCAGCCTCGACCCGCAGGGAATCGGCGAAAACGCCGAACTGGTCGAGACCGAACGCAAGATCGCACCCTATGCCGGCGCCACCGTCCGCGTCGAGTTCAAGACCCTGACCGGCCACCCGTTGCTGATCCAGGCGCGGCTACCGGATGACTCGCCCCTGCCGCTGGGCGCCGACGTGCTCGACAGCCACGGCGTGAACATCGGCATGGTCGGCCAGGGCGGGCAGGTCTACGCCCGCGCCGAGGGCGAGAAAGGCCAACTGCGCGTGCAATGGGGCGAACGCGCCGAAGATGCCTGCCTGCTGCCTTACGAGCTGAAAGGCACGGACCCCAAGCAGGTGCTGATCCGCCTGCAAGGTACCTGTACCCCCACCAAGGAGGCGTCATGA
- a CDS encoding fimbrial biogenesis chaperone: MLLASAAASMVQASVVITGTRVIYPGDAREKTVQMTNQDAFPNVVQAWIDVDDPASTPDTAKAPFLVNPAVSRMAPDSGQTLRILFTGSGLPQDRESLFYLNVLQIPPRNVAKADRNQMLVMLRNRLKLFYRPAGIPGSPEQLPEKLNFSLVQSAGNWRVRVENPTGFHASFGSATLSVGERQWTLRTSMLPPRSTAEWTADKPAALPAGTPRLHALLINDYGARVDVRHDLPR; encoded by the coding sequence ATGCTGTTGGCGTCGGCCGCCGCCTCGATGGTCCAGGCCAGCGTGGTGATCACCGGCACCCGGGTGATCTATCCCGGCGACGCACGGGAGAAAACCGTGCAGATGACCAACCAGGACGCCTTCCCCAACGTGGTGCAGGCGTGGATCGACGTCGACGATCCGGCCTCCACCCCGGACACCGCCAAGGCGCCGTTCCTGGTCAATCCGGCTGTCTCGCGCATGGCCCCCGACAGCGGCCAGACCCTGCGCATTCTCTTCACCGGCTCGGGCCTGCCGCAGGACCGCGAGTCGCTGTTCTACCTCAACGTGCTGCAGATCCCACCCCGCAACGTGGCGAAGGCCGACCGCAACCAGATGCTGGTGATGCTGCGCAACCGCCTGAAGCTGTTCTACCGTCCGGCCGGCATCCCCGGCAGCCCGGAACAGTTGCCTGAAAAACTGAACTTCAGCCTGGTGCAGAGCGCTGGCAACTGGCGCGTGCGGGTAGAGAACCCCACCGGTTTCCATGCCTCGTTCGGCAGCGCAACGCTCAGCGTCGGCGAGCGCCAATGGACACTGCGGACCAGCATGCTGCCTCCCCGCAGCACCGCGGAATGGACCGCGGACAAACCCGCCGCACTGCCGGCCGGCACTCCCCGCCTGCACGCCCTGTTGATCAACGACTATGGCGCGCGAGTGGACGTTCGCCATGACCTGCCGCGCTGA
- a CDS encoding fimbrial protein: MKLHATALAVAAIIVAPGIASASNTINFSGEVTDQTCSAVVDGNTDPTVILESVPTSAFSGLGSVTGETTFTMQLTGCVAPSGASEHFTTLFQATNASAAGNLTNTAAGGATGVALQLLEAPGGSAINLAGGAAVEAGDIVLADGETSTTYDYAVQYVAEAATVTPGPVLGSVTYTLRYE, from the coding sequence ATGAAACTTCACGCAACTGCCCTGGCTGTCGCAGCAATCATCGTTGCGCCGGGAATTGCATCTGCCAGCAACACCATCAACTTCAGCGGCGAGGTAACCGACCAGACCTGTTCGGCAGTCGTGGACGGCAACACCGACCCGACCGTTATCCTCGAAAGCGTACCGACCAGTGCCTTCAGCGGTCTGGGCTCGGTCACCGGTGAAACCACCTTCACCATGCAACTGACCGGCTGTGTCGCCCCGTCCGGCGCTTCCGAGCACTTCACCACCCTGTTCCAGGCGACCAACGCCAGCGCCGCCGGCAACCTGACCAACACCGCCGCCGGTGGCGCCACCGGCGTAGCCCTGCAACTGCTCGAGGCCCCGGGCGGTAGCGCCATCAACCTGGCGGGTGGCGCGGCGGTCGAGGCGGGCGACATCGTCCTCGCCGACGGCGAGACCAGCACCACCTACGACTATGCCGTGCAGTACGTGGCCGAAGCCGCCACCGTCACCCCTGGCCCGGTGCTTGGCTCGGTGACCTACACCCTGCGCTACGAGTGA
- a CDS encoding YciI family protein, giving the protein MKYLCLIYVDDTRVASLPAAVFRQVIDECRCNEERLRENGQLLAAQALEPAETATTLRHAEGVPTITDGPFAETREHLGGFVLLEARDLNEALQIAGRLPSGRLGCVEVRPVRDWDRYFAGQ; this is encoded by the coding sequence ATGAAATACCTCTGCTTGATCTACGTCGACGACACGCGCGTCGCCAGCCTGCCGGCCGCAGTGTTCCGCCAGGTGATCGACGAGTGCCGCTGCAATGAGGAACGGTTGCGCGAAAACGGCCAGTTGCTGGCGGCGCAGGCACTGGAGCCGGCGGAGACCGCCACCACGTTGCGCCATGCCGAGGGCGTGCCGACGATCACCGACGGGCCGTTCGCCGAGACCAGGGAGCACCTGGGCGGCTTCGTGCTGCTGGAGGCGCGTGATCTCAACGAGGCATTGCAGATCGCCGGCCGCCTGCCGTCGGGCCGGCTGGGCTGCGTCGAGGTTCGACCGGTCCGCGACTGGGATCGCTACTTCGCTGGGCAATGA
- a CDS encoding SRPBCC family protein yields the protein MFKWIAVVVVLAVLVVLVLAASRPDSFRVERTVRIQAPPEKVYAYIEDFHLWPQWSPFEKLDPDMQRSFSGAAKGQGAVYAWAGNGKAGAGRMEIIESTRASRVTIALDFLKPFKASNTAEFTLLPRDGATEVTWAMFGPTPFVAKIIHLFFSMDGMVGQDFETGLATLKRLSEQG from the coding sequence ATGTTCAAGTGGATTGCAGTGGTCGTGGTACTGGCGGTGCTCGTGGTGCTGGTCCTGGCGGCGAGCCGGCCGGACAGCTTCCGCGTGGAGCGCACGGTGCGTATCCAGGCGCCACCGGAGAAGGTCTACGCCTACATCGAGGACTTCCACCTGTGGCCGCAATGGTCGCCCTTCGAGAAACTCGACCCGGACATGCAGCGCAGCTTCTCGGGTGCGGCCAAGGGGCAGGGCGCGGTGTACGCCTGGGCCGGCAACGGCAAGGCCGGGGCAGGGCGCATGGAAATCATCGAGAGCACACGGGCTTCGCGGGTGACCATCGCGCTGGACTTCCTCAAGCCGTTCAAGGCCAGCAACACCGCCGAGTTCACCCTGCTGCCGCGCGACGGCGCCACCGAGGTGACCTGGGCGATGTTCGGCCCCACGCCCTTCGTGGCGAAGATCATCCACCTGTTCTTCAGCATGGACGGCATGGTCGGCCAGGACTTCGAGACAGGCCTTGCCACCCTCAAACGGCTCAGCGAGCAGGGCTGA